From the genome of Hymenobacter cellulosilyticus, one region includes:
- a CDS encoding HelD family protein yields the protein MFQEPYGMNATQQEEKEYLEEIKEKLTLAVRRIDDAVKQFSTELRQKKQYIHENQSGMDEADMVAADQSINRMAFTGEAAVARKRKLLKLSQSPYFGRIDFATAKTAAAPVYIGVHAFLDETQRKNLIYDWRAPIASMFYDFELGEAFYTTPSGRIQGQIERKRQYKIRDGRLEFMIENDVNIHDDVLQRELAKSSDDKMKNIVATIQRDQNAVIRNETASVMVIQGVAGSGKTSIALHRIAFLLYRFRDTIAAKDILIISPNKVFADYISNVLPELGEEHIPEMGMEELAADLLENRYPFQTFFEQVTALLEHHDAAFIERIRFKSSFEFLSKLNQYLLYIENNYFAVTELRVGRTLVPGAFIQQKFKAYHRVPMLKRFALVAQDVRNFVRDAVNRKLTGQEKGTIGEAIPRMFKFHNVLDLYRDFYRWMGRPELCRIDHGQRLEYADVFALLYLRLRLEGLPGYDQVKHLLVDEMQDYTPVQYAVLSRLFQCRKTILGDVSQTVNPYSASSAETIERVFPQADVVKLFRSYRSTIEITSFAQRITPNPDIIPLERHGPEPAVVRCGSPAEELETIRQLMTAFHRSGNHSLGIICKTLRQAERAYEALQGPGVHLLTAESSSFQEGVIITSAHLAKGLEFDEVLVPFASARFYKTEVDKSMLYVACTRAMHQLTLTYSGELTSFLSA from the coding sequence ATGTTCCAAGAGCCGTACGGGATGAACGCAACGCAGCAAGAAGAGAAAGAATACCTGGAAGAAATCAAGGAGAAGCTGACGCTGGCCGTGCGGCGAATTGATGACGCCGTTAAGCAGTTTTCCACGGAGCTCCGGCAGAAAAAGCAGTATATCCACGAAAACCAGTCGGGGATGGACGAGGCCGATATGGTGGCCGCCGACCAGTCCATCAACCGCATGGCCTTTACGGGCGAAGCCGCCGTGGCTCGGAAGCGCAAGCTGCTCAAGCTAAGTCAGTCCCCGTATTTTGGTCGCATCGATTTCGCTACTGCCAAGACTGCCGCCGCCCCGGTCTACATCGGCGTGCACGCCTTTCTGGACGAGACGCAGCGCAAGAATCTGATCTACGACTGGCGGGCGCCCATTGCCTCCATGTTCTACGACTTCGAGCTGGGAGAAGCTTTCTACACCACTCCGTCGGGCCGGATTCAGGGCCAGATCGAGCGCAAGCGGCAGTACAAAATCCGGGACGGCCGCCTGGAGTTTATGATCGAAAACGACGTGAACATTCACGACGACGTGCTGCAGCGGGAACTGGCCAAGTCCTCTGACGACAAGATGAAAAACATTGTCGCCACCATTCAGCGGGACCAGAATGCGGTAATCCGCAACGAAACGGCGTCGGTGATGGTCATTCAGGGCGTGGCCGGCTCGGGCAAAACCTCAATTGCCCTGCACCGCATTGCCTTCCTGCTCTACCGCTTCCGCGACACCATTGCGGCCAAGGACATTCTCATTATCTCGCCCAACAAGGTCTTTGCTGACTATATCTCCAACGTCTTGCCCGAGCTGGGAGAGGAGCACATTCCGGAGATGGGCATGGAAGAGCTGGCCGCCGACCTGCTCGAAAACCGCTACCCGTTCCAGACGTTTTTCGAGCAGGTTACGGCCTTGCTAGAGCACCATGATGCGGCCTTTATTGAGCGGATTCGGTTTAAATCCTCGTTCGAGTTTCTGAGCAAGCTGAATCAGTACCTGCTTTATATCGAGAACAACTATTTCGCCGTCACCGAGCTGCGGGTTGGCCGAACGTTGGTACCGGGTGCCTTTATCCAGCAAAAATTCAAGGCCTACCACCGGGTGCCAATGCTGAAGCGGTTTGCGCTGGTGGCCCAGGACGTGCGAAACTTCGTGCGCGACGCGGTTAACCGTAAGCTGACGGGGCAGGAGAAGGGCACCATCGGCGAAGCCATTCCCCGCATGTTCAAGTTTCACAACGTGCTGGACCTCTACCGGGACTTCTACCGCTGGATGGGTCGGCCCGAGCTCTGCCGCATCGACCACGGGCAGCGCCTGGAGTACGCAGACGTCTTTGCCCTGCTGTATCTGCGCCTGCGTCTGGAGGGCCTGCCCGGCTACGACCAGGTAAAGCACCTGCTCGTGGACGAAATGCAGGATTATACCCCCGTGCAGTATGCCGTCTTGTCGCGCCTGTTTCAGTGCCGAAAAACCATTCTGGGCGACGTCAGCCAGACGGTGAATCCGTACAGCGCCTCTTCGGCCGAAACCATTGAGCGCGTTTTTCCGCAGGCTGATGTGGTTAAGCTTTTCCGCAGCTACCGTTCCACCATCGAGATTACCAGCTTTGCCCAGCGCATCACGCCCAACCCCGACATCATCCCGCTGGAACGGCATGGGCCCGAACCCGCGGTGGTACGCTGCGGTAGCCCCGCCGAGGAGCTGGAAACCATCCGGCAGCTGATGACGGCCTTTCACCGCTCCGGCAATCATTCGCTGGGCATTATCTGCAAAACCCTCCGGCAGGCCGAACGGGCGTACGAGGCGCTGCAGGGGCCCGGTGTGCACCTGCTCACGGCCGAGTCGTCGTCCTTCCAGGAAGGCGTCATCATCACCTCGGCTCACTTGGCCAAAGGGCTTGAATTTGATGAAGTGCTGGTACCTTTTGCCTCGGCCCGCTTCTACAAAACCGAAGTCGACAAGAGCATGTTGTACGTGGCCTGCACCCGGGCTATGCACCAGCTCACGCTGACGTATTCTGGGGAGCTTACCAGCTTTTTGTCGGCTTAA
- a CDS encoding porin family protein: protein MKNLHSFSVSHFCRRGARLLSLAFLLSLTNQAQAQNGPRLGLKAGLNLATYTGGSTLARQAGWQPGIAAGALLTYPLSNKSGLQMEALYSQKGMRQSRYNHLYRDPAFYSADNIYRVSLAYLDMPVLYTYGPGSSGSGFFVAAGPQLSLALSKREFVRPRGEAVGGPHEEMISADRRLAPVAAGYVAGLGYQLTNGLGAEVRYTGDFTRVFSPSSKAGSVYNGVLQLQLRFLLGAKNCPGTPAEPRPRPVSPAPQPYPATRSTAYLDSLSRDPKVRRVVEVLSILSWLDFHVGSRPVYRSGPGVPPPTRRQPAPRTRAEHPVAY, encoded by the coding sequence ATGAAAAACCTGCACTCCTTCTCCGTTTCTCATTTTTGCCGGCGCGGTGCCCGGCTGCTGAGCCTGGCATTTCTGCTGAGCCTGACCAACCAGGCGCAGGCGCAGAACGGGCCGCGCCTGGGGCTGAAAGCCGGTTTGAACCTGGCTACTTACACCGGTGGAAGCACCCTGGCCCGCCAGGCCGGCTGGCAGCCGGGTATAGCAGCCGGCGCCTTGCTGACCTACCCCCTGTCGAATAAAAGCGGGCTGCAAATGGAGGCGCTTTACTCCCAGAAAGGCATGCGGCAGTCCCGCTACAACCATCTGTACCGTGACCCCGCGTTTTATTCCGCCGATAATATCTACCGGGTCTCCCTGGCTTACCTCGATATGCCGGTGCTCTATACCTACGGACCGGGCAGCAGCGGGAGCGGCTTTTTCGTCGCGGCCGGCCCGCAGCTGAGCCTGGCGTTGAGCAAGCGTGAGTTTGTGCGGCCCCGGGGCGAGGCAGTGGGTGGGCCGCACGAGGAAATGATTAGTGCTGACCGCCGCCTTGCTCCCGTAGCGGCGGGCTACGTGGCCGGCCTGGGCTACCAGCTCACCAATGGCCTGGGTGCGGAAGTGCGCTACACGGGCGACTTCACCCGCGTATTCAGCCCAAGCTCCAAAGCCGGCAGCGTGTACAACGGCGTACTGCAGTTGCAGCTACGCTTCCTGCTCGGCGCAAAAAACTGCCCGGGCACCCCGGCTGAGCCCCGGCCCCGCCCGGTAAGCCCCGCCCCGCAGCCGTATCCGGCCACCCGCTCGACCGCCTACCTCGACTCGCTTTCCCGCGACCCGAAAGTGCGCCGGGTGGTGGAAGTTCTTTCTATCCTGTCCTGGCTTGATTTCCACGTTGGGTCGCGGCCGGTGTACCGGTCGGGCCCGGGCGTGCCGCCACCCACGCGCCGGCAGCCCGCCCCCCGGACTCGGGCGGAGCACCCGGTTGCGTATTAG